In one window of Gossypium hirsutum isolate 1008001.06 chromosome A01, Gossypium_hirsutum_v2.1, whole genome shotgun sequence DNA:
- the LOC107934130 gene encoding putative defensin-like protein 165, which produces MGRISLTHVFILALLFTVISMVAKVEAQKRCTEVLSPSSCLLAECRQECSQKYPSGVGQCVQSGGTPLQPTYECLCAYNCPL; this is translated from the exons ATGGGCAGAATTTCTCTCACTCATGTCTTCATCCTTGCCCTTCTTTTCACTG TTATTTCAATGGTAGCCAAAGTTGAAGCACAAAAGAGATGTACGGAGGTGTTGAGCCCAAGTAGTTGTTTGCTTGCGGAATGTAGACAGGAGTGCTCTCAAAAATACCCAAGTGGAGTAGGACAATGCGTTCAAAGTGGTGGAACTCCTCTTCAGCCTACTTATGAGTGTCTTTGTGCTTATAATTGTCCtctataa
- the LOC107934116 gene encoding peroxidase N1, translated as MEPSYIFLTMAVTLLSMPATGFGQGTTRVGFYSKTCPRAESIVKSTVESHFRSNPAIAPGLLRMHFHDCFVNGCDGSVLIDGPNTERKAVQNSLLRGFEVIDDAKAKLEAACPGVVSCADILALAARDSVVLTKGINWKVPTGRRDGRVSLQSDAAKLPGFTDSIESQKQQFARFGLNTQDLVALVGGHSIGTAACLVFNYRLNNFTNGGPDPTINPSFLPQLRSFCPQNGNNFRRVDLDTGSANKFDTSFFTNLKNGRGVLESDQKLWTDASTRTFVQQFLGEKGVRKLNFGKEFAKSMVKMSNIGVKTGSNSEIRRVCSAIN; from the exons ATGGAGCCTTCTTACATATTCCTTACAATGGCTGTCACATTGTTATCAATGCCTGCGACTGGTTTCGGGCAAGGAACTACTCGGGTCGGGTTCTATTCAAAAACATGCCCACGAGCTGAATCCATCGTTAAGTCGACTGTTGAATCCCATTTCCGTTCAAATCCAGCTATTGCGCCAGGGTTGTTGAGGATGCATTTTCATGATTGCTTCGTTAATGGCTGTGACGGCTCCGTCCTTATCGACGGTCCTAATACGGAGAGGAAAGCCGTTCAGAATAGCTTGTTGAGAGGCTTTGAAGTCATCGACGATGCTAAAGCTAAGCTTGAAGCTGCTTGTCCCGGCGTCGTTTCGTGTGCTGATATTCTAGCTCTCGCCGCTCGTGATTCCGTCGTCTTG ACAAAAGGAATAAATTGGAAGGTGCCGACGGGACGTAGAGATGGGAGGGTTTCATTGCAGTCAGATGCCGCAAAATTGCCTGGATTTACGGACTCCATTGAGTCCCAAAAGCAACAGTTCGCTCGCTTTGGTCTCAACACTCAAGACCTTGTCGCCCTTGTTG GAGGACACAGCATAGGGACAGCAGCTTGCTTGGTATTTAACTATAGACTAAACAACTTCACCAATGGTGGTCCGGACCCAACGATCAACCCATCATTCCTCCCTCAACTCAGATCATTTTGCCCGCAAAACGGAAACAACTTCCGACGTGTTGATTTGGATACCGGTAGTGCTAACAAGTTCGACACATCTTTCTTCACCAACTTGAAAAACGGTCGGGGAGTGCTTGAGTCGGACCAGAAGTTGTGGACCGATGCATCGACGAGGACTTTTGTACAACAGTTCTTGGGCGAGAAAGGCGTCCGAAAATTGAACTTCGGAAAGGAATTCGCGAAGTCCATGGTGAAGATGAGCAATATAGGTGTGAAGACGGGTAGTAACAGTGAAATTCGAAGAGTTTGCTCGGCCATTAACTAA
- the LOC107934155 gene encoding putative pumilio homolog 7, chloroplastic, protein MLESTAEIGNMKDDDEFEMLLDEIPHATSHNHHHHQHERKNHVNGSLHGMYGNGFMYDDDPSSSYLHNRTCVSPVSGFSLLSDGSSSSLFSHNGQSLSDHGSPPPPLEDFKPHLFGELDLCRSLSKLYISNDQENFGSSFRDFSLESNGIQRFDQFNVEKHGVRDTLRKGFSEFMPLSFNGGMNMAFSGLPHNLLGPQMYPQGMNCWNGAMRSPWQNKEQACNVLNLNPSLSNGDLIVCGSPRPVRNMLNQGLPLSNGLARPRAHSNVGAFSNEDSFIIQGDGLNYVMINKGLDCSRGLNKAKDIGASKHREGRLQLDSWSQFAPACGNSKNAAKLCTSFSLPPKYNSMAEARGYIYLIVKDQHGCRFLQRLFDEGTREDVEIIFKEIIDHVVELMMNPFGNYLMQKLLEVCNEQQRMQILLVATEEPGQLVRISLNTHGTRVVQKLIETLKTRQQILLVVSALEPGFLSLIKDLNGNHVVQRCLQCLSCEDNKFIFIAAAKYCVDIATHQHGCCVLQRCISHSTGEYRDNLVEEISSNGLLLAQDAYGNYVVQFILELKIPSATSTLISQFEGNYVHLSSQKFSSHVVEKCLMVLNDESRSKLIHELLSTDHFERLLQDPHANYVVQTALRVSEGSLHNSLVEAIESHKAISRNSPYSKRILSQKLLKK, encoded by the exons ATGTTGGAATCTACTGCTGAGATTGGGAACATGAAGGATGATGATGAGTTTGAAATGTTATTAGATGAGATCCCTCATGCAACATCtcataatcatcatcatcatcaacatgaGAGGAAGAATCATGTAAATGGGTCATTACATGGCATGTATGGTAATGGTTTTATGTATGATGATGACCCATCATCAAGTTACTTGCATAATCGTACATGCGTTTCCCCTGTAAGCGGTTTCTCTTTACTATCAGATGGTTCCTCTTCAAGCTTGTTTTCACACAATGGGCAGTCTTTATCTGACCATggatcaccaccaccaccattaGAGGACTTTAAGCCACACTTGTTTGGTGAACTTGATCTCTGTAGAAGCCTTAGTAAACTGTATATTAGCAATGATCAAGAGAATTTTGGTTCTAGTTTTAGAGATTTCTCCCTTGAATCCAATGGGATTCAACGTTTTGATCAATTCAATGTTGAGAAACATGGTGTTCGTGATACATTGAGGAAAGGGTTTTCTGAATTTATGCCTTTGAGTTTCAATGGTGGGATGAATATGGCATTTTCTGGTTTGCCCCATAATTTATTAGGTCCTCAAATGTATCCTCAAGGGATGAATTGTTGGAATGGTGCAATGAGATCACCATGGCAGAACAAGGAACAAGCTTGTAATGTATTGAATTTAAACCCTTCTTTGAGTAATGGTGACCTGATTGTTTGTGGTTCTCCCCGGCCAGTTCGAAACATGTTAAACCAGGGGCTGCCATTGTCCAATGGCTTGGCTAGACCTAGAGCTCATTCAAATGTTGGGGCTTTTAGTAATGAGGATAGTTTCATTATTCAAGGAgatggtttaaattatgtaatgatcAATAAGGGGCTTGATTGTTCGAGAGGGCTAAACAAGGCAAAGGATATTGGTGCGAGTAAGCATCGAGAAGGAAGGTTGCAACTCGATAGTTGGTCTCAATTCGCACCAGCTTGTGGAAATTCTAAGAATGCTGCTAAGTTATGTACCTCGTTTTCTTTGCCCCCTAAGTATAACTCAATGGCTGAAGCTCGTGGATATATATACTTGATAGTGAAAGATCAACATGGTTGTAGGTttttacaacggctattcgatgaGGGTACCCGAGAGGATGTTGAAATAATATTCAAGGAGATTATTGATCATGTAGTCGAACTTATGATGAACCCTTTTGGGAATTACCTTATGCAGAAGTTATTGGAAGTGTGTAATGAACAACAGAGAATGCAGATTTTGTTAGTGGCTACCGAGGAACCGGGTCAACTTGTTAGAATATCTCTAAACACGCATGG GACTCGTGTGGTGCAAAAGTTGATTGAGACACTAAAAACCAGGCAACAAATTTTGCTTGTTGTATCAGCTCTTGAGCCCGGTTTTTTATCACTCATCAAGGACTTGAATGGCAATCATGTTGTACAGCGTTGCTTGCAATGTCTTAGCTGTGAAGATAACAAG TTTATTTTCATTGCTGCTGCAAAGTATTGTGTTGATATTGCAACTCATCAACACGGCTGTTGTGTGTTGCAACGATGCATCAGTCATTCCACCGGGGAATATCGAGATAATTTGGTTGAAGAAATATCCTCCAATGGACTTCTACTTGCACAGGACGCATATGG AAATTATGTTGTTCAGTTCATCTTGGAGTTAAAAATTCCATCTGCCACTTCAACTTTGATCTCTCAATTCGAAGGGAACTACGTGCACCTCTCGTCTCAGAAGTTCAGCAGTCACGTGGTCGAAAAATGTCTCATGGTGTTAAATGATGAGAGCCGATCGAAACTCATTCATGAATTGCTGTCTACAGATCACTTTGAACGGTTGCTTCAAGATCCGCATGCAAACTACGTTGTGCAAACCGCTCTCCGTGTATCCGAG GGATCTCTGCACAATTCACTCGTTGAAGCAATCGAGTCCCATAAAGCAATATCACGCAACAGCCCGTATTCGAAGAGGATTCTCTCTCAGAAGCTACTCAAAAAGTGA
- the LOC107934101 gene encoding metacaspase-3, producing MARRERCSGCGINMLVSPEARVVRCSECHTLTNLVPMNARPGRTRYNGPPRMHENPYGNGPSPQHPQYPQPRPSLSPVPIYGRKRALLCGVNYHGKSYKLKGSINDVKSMKYLLVETLGFPNDSILMLTENEREPSKIPTKQNIRKALKWLVYGCQPGDSLVFHFSGHGTRQKDYNHDEVDGFDEALCPLDHETEGNIIDDEINDTIVKPLTRGTTLHAIIDACYSGTVLDLPFVCRMNKEGRYMWEDQRNPLFYKRTSGGLAFCFSACDDHQTSADTTAFTGTNVRTGAMTYSFVQAIQNERRLTYGHLLNAMRYTIGDVSKAHGASQEPQLTSSDKFDIYSKPIVL from the exons ATGGCACGAAGAGAACGATGCAGCGGATGCGGGATTAACATGTTGGTTTCACCCGAGGCACGAGTCGTTCGTTGTTCCGAGTGCCACACCCTTACCAATCTTGTCCCAATGAATGCTCGACCGGGCCGAACCAG GTATAATGGGCCGCCGAGAATGCATGAAAATCCATACGGGAACGGCCCAAGCCCGCAACATCCACAATATCCACAACCGCGACCATCCTTATCTCCAGTTCCGATTTACGGGAGAAAACGAGCACTTCTTTGTGGTGTGAATTACCATGGAAAGAGTTATAAACTCAAAGGAAGTATCAATGATGTCAAGAGTATGAAGTACCTTCTTGTGGAGACATTAGGATTTCCCAATGATTCCATTTTAATGCTCACAG AAAATGAAAGGGAGCCTTCAAAGATCCCGACAAAACAGAATATCCGAAAGGCTTTGAAATGGCTGGTCTACGGATGCCAACCGGGGGACTCGTTGGTGTTCCATTTCTCTGGTCACGGCACTCGACAAAAAGATTACAACCATGACGAAGTTGACGGATTTGACGAAGCATTGTGCCCTCTTGATCACGAAACCGAAGGGAACATAATCGACGACGAAATCAACGACACCATCGTAAAACCGTTGACTCGAGGAACCACACTGCACGCGATCATCGATGCCTGCTACAGTGGAACAGTCCTCGATCTCCCTTTCGTTTGCAGGATGAACAA GGAAGGGCGTTATATGTGGGAAGATCAAAGAAATCCCCTATTTTACAAGCGTACTAGTGGAGGATTAGCCTTTTGTTTTAGTGCTTGTGATGATCATCAAACCTCTGCAGATACCACT GCTTTCACAGGAACCAATGTGAGAACCGGCGCGATGACATATAGCTTCGTACAAGCGATTCAAAATGAACGGAGGTTGACTTATGGGCATTTGCTTAATGCAATGCGTTACACGATTGGTGATGTTAGCAAAGCTCATGGAGCATCACAG GAGCCACAATTAACTTCATCAGATAAATTTGATATCTACTCTAAACCAATTGTGCTCTAG
- the LOC107934132 gene encoding metacaspase-1 isoform X2: protein MVIKIVCLRCRQKLTAPAYAEKITCGKCGEVNPIIKKPSPATSLEQGKISKPMEKLKKLLLGNTQRLSDSSGSSSSPPSKLCALDESGNQPPAKKRAVLCGVSYKKWKYKLKGTINDVMNMKTLLTQTYGFLERNILVLTEEESDTRLIPTKANIETCLKWLVNGCQKGDSLVFYYSGHGLRQPDFNQDERDGFDETICPVDFLREGMIVDNDIYATIVKPLSEGVTLHAIVDACHSGTILDLEHVYERDKRMWVDNSPPSGVRKKTSGGIAYSISTCEDNQIAADTSALNSKTMNGAMTYILIDVVRGNLNITYGDLLDQIETRIEDANQQGWFGGSRILSKLFGPNLTQENVGR, encoded by the exons ATGGTAATCAAAATCGTGTGCCTCCGTTGCCGGCAGAAGCTAACGGCGCCGGCCTATGCCGAGAAAATTACTTGCGGAAAATGCGGCGAGGTCAATCCAATTATAAAGAAACCGTCGCCGGCGACTTCCCTAGAGCAGGGGAAGATAAGTAAACCTATGGAGAAACTGAAGAAATTACTGCTCGGTAACACCCAGAGACTTTCGGATTCATCGGGGTCATCATCCTCGCCACCGTCCAAGCTTTGTGCTTTGGACGAATCCGGCAACCAACCGCCGGCGAAGAAACGAGCGGTGCTTTGTGGCGTGAGTTACAAGAAATGGAAGTATAAGCTTAAAGGGACCATTAACGATGTGATGAACATGAAAACTTTATTGACTCAAACGTACGGATTTCTAGAGCGAAATATTTTAGTGCTCACAG AGGAAGAATCAGACACTCGACTGATTCCAACGAAGGCTAACATCGAGACATGCTTGAAATGGCTGGTGAACGGTTGTCAGAAGGGAGATTCATTGGTTTTCTATTACTCGGGTCACGGGTTACGACAACCTGATTTCAATCAAGATGAACGTGATGGGTTCGACGAAACCATTTGCCCTGTTGATTTCCTTAGAGAAGGAATGATTGTCGATAATGACATTTACGCCACCATTGTTAAGCCATTATCGGAAGGTGTTACGCTTCACGCCATTGTTGATGCTTGCCATAGCGGAACTATTCTTGATCTAGAGCATGTCTATGAAAGAGACAA GAGAATGTGGGTAGATAATAGTCCTCCATCAGGAGTGAGAAAAAAAACAAGTGGTGGCATAGCATATTCTATAAGTACTTGCGAAGATAATCAAATTGCTGCGGACACATCT gCTTTAAATTCCAAGACAATGAACGGAGCAATGACATATATTTTAATAGACGTTGTGAGAGGCAACCTAAATATAACATATGGAGACCTACTTGACCAAATTGAGACGAGAATTGAAGATGCCAACCAACAAGGATGGTTTGGTGGTTCAAGAATATTAAGCAAATTGTTTGGTCCCAATCTCActcag GAGAATGTGGGTAGATAA
- the LOC107934132 gene encoding metacaspase-1 isoform X1 — translation MVIKIVCLRCRQKLTAPAYAEKITCGKCGEVNPIIKKPSPATSLEQGKISKPMEKLKKLLLGNTQRLSDSSGSSSSPPSKLCALDESGNQPPAKKRAVLCGVSYKKWKYKLKGTINDVMNMKTLLTQTYGFLERNILVLTEEESDTRLIPTKANIETCLKWLVNGCQKGDSLVFYYSGHGLRQPDFNQDERDGFDETICPVDFLREGMIVDNDIYATIVKPLSEGVTLHAIVDACHSGTILDLEHVYERDKRMWVDNSPPSGVRKKTSGGIAYSISTCEDNQIAADTSALNSKTMNGAMTYILIDVVRGNLNITYGDLLDQIETRIEDANQQGWFGGSRILSKLFGPNLTQVYIYNAITCALTY, via the exons ATGGTAATCAAAATCGTGTGCCTCCGTTGCCGGCAGAAGCTAACGGCGCCGGCCTATGCCGAGAAAATTACTTGCGGAAAATGCGGCGAGGTCAATCCAATTATAAAGAAACCGTCGCCGGCGACTTCCCTAGAGCAGGGGAAGATAAGTAAACCTATGGAGAAACTGAAGAAATTACTGCTCGGTAACACCCAGAGACTTTCGGATTCATCGGGGTCATCATCCTCGCCACCGTCCAAGCTTTGTGCTTTGGACGAATCCGGCAACCAACCGCCGGCGAAGAAACGAGCGGTGCTTTGTGGCGTGAGTTACAAGAAATGGAAGTATAAGCTTAAAGGGACCATTAACGATGTGATGAACATGAAAACTTTATTGACTCAAACGTACGGATTTCTAGAGCGAAATATTTTAGTGCTCACAG AGGAAGAATCAGACACTCGACTGATTCCAACGAAGGCTAACATCGAGACATGCTTGAAATGGCTGGTGAACGGTTGTCAGAAGGGAGATTCATTGGTTTTCTATTACTCGGGTCACGGGTTACGACAACCTGATTTCAATCAAGATGAACGTGATGGGTTCGACGAAACCATTTGCCCTGTTGATTTCCTTAGAGAAGGAATGATTGTCGATAATGACATTTACGCCACCATTGTTAAGCCATTATCGGAAGGTGTTACGCTTCACGCCATTGTTGATGCTTGCCATAGCGGAACTATTCTTGATCTAGAGCATGTCTATGAAAGAGACAA GAGAATGTGGGTAGATAATAGTCCTCCATCAGGAGTGAGAAAAAAAACAAGTGGTGGCATAGCATATTCTATAAGTACTTGCGAAGATAATCAAATTGCTGCGGACACATCT gCTTTAAATTCCAAGACAATGAACGGAGCAATGACATATATTTTAATAGACGTTGTGAGAGGCAACCTAAATATAACATATGGAGACCTACTTGACCAAATTGAGACGAGAATTGAAGATGCCAACCAACAAGGATGGTTTGGTGGTTCAAGAATATTAAGCAAATTGTTTGGTCCCAATCTCActcaggtatatatatataatgcaatTACTTGTGCATTAACTTATTGA